The following coding sequences are from one Hydra vulgaris chromosome 04, alternate assembly HydraT2T_AEP window:
- the LOC136079682 gene encoding uncharacterized protein LOC136079682 → MEREGIERGQSFKISTGGNPLTLTVGTKDNKSSRKFFNQISFQTVMELTSVLESTKNKTKKLISSLRKNLGLSTVVENNVISTMTLLQEEIESKYKIEQENFIWNDEIVTRHVVFIHDTSEFILIKSMVRISINGGQGFFKIIANVFDRTNKNEIYIDSGVKRCFILSIFEDVSKENGN, encoded by the exons atggaaCGAGAAGGCATTGAGAGAGGCCAATCCTTTAAAATATCTACAG GTGGAAATCCGTTAACTTTAACTGTTGGAACTAAAGACAATAAATCttctagaaagttttttaatcagATATCATTTCAAACAGTGATGGAATTAACTTCTGTTTTGGAAtcgacaaaaaataaaacaaaaaaactgatATCAAGTCTCCGTAAGAATCTGGGATTATCTACTGTTGTGGAGAATAATGTAATTAGTACGATGACATTATTACAAGAGGAAATtgaatctaaatataaaatagaacaAGAGAACTTTATTTGGAATGATGAAATTGTAACAAGACATGTAGTATTTATCCATGACACTTCTgaatttattcttataaaaagtatGGTACGTATATCAATCAATGGAGGTcaaggattttttaaaataattgcaaatgtatTTGATAGAACCAACAAAAATGAGATTTACATTGACAGCGGAGTTAAAAGGTGTTTTATTCTTTCTATTTTTGAAGATGTAAGTAAAGAAAATGGAAATTAG
- the LOC136079287 gene encoding general transcription factor II-I repeat domain-containing protein 2A-like has product MVSWILAKNLKPFTDGKIIKECMIEASKFIFPNDKKIHDKFQSMHLSARSVTRKIEKMVLNDYEQLSNNLSEAEFVSIALDESSDLVGKAQLCVYARFITTNCCLFEELLGIEPLETTATEQDIYDKLFKILKNRKVPLQKITSVVTDGAPAMIGRIRGVVTLLRNSGEFPNKFMSYHCMIHQEALCAKVATIDDVMTAVVKTINHIRSNALKRRQFCALME; this is encoded by the coding sequence ATGGTGTCATGGATATTAGCAAAAAACCTGAAACCATTTACTGATGGTAAAATAATCAAAGAATGCATGATTGAagcatcaaaatttattttccctaatgataaaaaaattcatgacaAATTTCAAAGTATGCACTTGTCCGCGCGTTCAGTTACTCGAAAAATTGAGAAAATGGTTCTTAATGATTATGAACAATTGTCAAACAATCTGTCAGAAGCTGAATTTGTGAGTATCGCTCTCGATGAGTCTAGTGACCTTGTCGGTAAAGCACAACTTTGTGTTTATGCACGTTTTATCACTAcgaattgttgtttatttgaagAACTGCTTGGAATTGAACCACTGGAAACAACTGCAACTGAACAAGACATTTATGACAAAttgttcaaaatattaaaaaataggaaagtgcctcttcaaaaaataacttcagTTGTCACAGATGGCGCTCCTGCTATGATTGGAAGAATTCGAGGAGTTGTTACTTTGCTGAGAAATAGTGGTGAGTTTCCTAACAAATTTATGTCATATCACTGTATGATACACCAGGAAGCACTGTGCGCTAAAGTTGCGACAATTGATGATGTAATGACAGCTGtagtaaaaacaatcaatcatATACGTTCCAATGCACTCAAACGGCGTCAATTTTGTGCGCTAATGGAATAA